Proteins from one Chitinophaga oryzae genomic window:
- a CDS encoding ThuA domain-containing protein, whose protein sequence is MKHTIKLFLLLALVATAGCNKSRPGQPKVLVFTKTTAFRHASIPAGIAAMQKLGKENGFVVDTTENADRFNEDSLQQYAAVIFLNTTGDVLNTAQEADFERYIQAGGGYVGIHAATDTEYEWGWYNHLAGAYFLSHPPGTHKATVNVVNKSFPATAGLPDKFEHTDEWYNFKKRDTTTTVLMKVDEKTYEGGTMNNDHPVSWYHEYDGGRAFYTALGHTDESYTDSLFLKHVLGGIQYAIGKNLVLDYSKATTLRTPDENRFTKQVLTSGQFFEPTEMTILPNLDILVAQRRGELLLYKQADKTLTQVGFLKVYHKTDVPNVNAEEGFLGLAADPDYKDNHFIYVMYSPVDTSVNRLSRFKFENNQLDMSSEKVVLQFYSQRNICCHTGGSIAFGPDKLLYLSTGDNTTPFDEAGQKYVSNGYGPTDDRPGHEQYDGRRSSANTNDLRGKILRIKVAPDGSYSIPEGNLFPKGTPNTRPEIYAMGTRNPYRISIDRKTGYLYWGEVGPDANNDDPNRGPRGYDEVNQAKKPGNYGYPMFIADNKPYHAYNYETGETGPAYDPKKPINNSRNNTGIKELPPAVPAFIWYPYGKSDEFPIVGSGGRNAEAGPVYYSEFYPKETRFPDYYNGKLFIYDWIRGWIMAVTMDKNGDFSKMERFMPGTKLNAPIDMEMGPDGRLYVLEYGNGWFSKNPDAALARIDYNGGNRAPKAEIHSTQLTGALPFKVKLSAEGSADPDGDKLTYLWYFGNGTKKETTEPTVEVTYTTAGEYNAYVEVLDGKGGKTKSKDIALYAGNETPQVTITLQGNQMFYFPGKQVHYAVTVSDKEDGNSADGKLDASNIFVKADYIQGSDKAAMPQGHQIVTGAIAGKNIMEVSDCKTCHKPDEKSIGPSFKQITEKYRNDPAAPDALAKKIINGGGGVWGETAMSAHPGISDGEAHQLVEYIFSIGGNAPKIASLPVTGSLNPTLGNELKANGVLLLLASYTDKGAAGIKPITGSAAVQLLNPALPAAGYSKADGVSTFEVNGMKLLIPATANGWVVYNDLDLAGVNGLDVTYMVQDPQQQGFIVEAFLDNANGTRLGETTIGPGAQAKVPNKAGISFAPVTDGKKHHLYLKIRPTDPGKQVPLGIVSFTLRG, encoded by the coding sequence ATGAAGCATACCATCAAACTCTTTCTGCTGCTGGCGTTAGTCGCCACTGCAGGTTGTAACAAATCGCGCCCCGGACAGCCAAAGGTGCTGGTATTTACCAAAACCACCGCTTTCCGCCACGCTTCCATCCCTGCCGGCATCGCCGCCATGCAGAAACTCGGAAAAGAAAACGGCTTCGTGGTGGACACCACCGAAAATGCCGATCGCTTTAATGAAGACTCCCTGCAGCAATACGCTGCCGTGATCTTCCTCAACACCACCGGCGATGTGCTCAATACCGCACAGGAAGCAGACTTCGAAAGATATATCCAGGCCGGCGGCGGATACGTAGGCATACACGCCGCTACCGATACAGAATATGAATGGGGCTGGTACAATCACCTCGCCGGCGCCTATTTCCTCAGCCACCCTCCCGGAACGCACAAAGCCACGGTGAATGTGGTCAACAAATCCTTCCCCGCCACTGCAGGACTGCCGGATAAATTCGAACATACAGACGAATGGTACAACTTTAAAAAGAGAGATACCACCACCACTGTACTGATGAAAGTAGACGAGAAAACCTACGAAGGCGGCACCATGAACAACGACCACCCGGTGAGCTGGTACCACGAATACGATGGCGGCCGCGCCTTCTACACCGCCCTCGGCCATACCGACGAAAGTTATACCGACAGCCTGTTCCTGAAACATGTGCTCGGCGGTATCCAATACGCTATCGGCAAAAACCTGGTGCTCGACTACAGCAAAGCCACCACGCTGCGCACACCGGATGAAAACCGCTTCACCAAACAAGTGCTCACCTCCGGCCAGTTCTTCGAACCCACAGAGATGACCATCCTGCCCAACCTCGACATCCTTGTGGCACAGCGCCGCGGTGAACTGTTGCTCTACAAACAGGCAGATAAAACACTCACACAGGTCGGTTTTCTGAAAGTGTACCATAAAACAGATGTGCCCAACGTCAACGCAGAAGAAGGTTTCCTCGGGCTCGCCGCCGACCCGGACTACAAAGACAACCACTTCATCTACGTGATGTATTCTCCCGTAGATACCTCCGTTAACCGCCTGTCCCGCTTTAAATTTGAAAACAACCAGCTGGACATGTCTTCTGAAAAAGTGGTCCTGCAGTTCTATTCCCAGCGTAATATCTGCTGCCATACCGGCGGCTCCATCGCCTTCGGTCCGGATAAACTGCTGTACCTGTCTACCGGTGACAATACCACTCCTTTCGATGAAGCAGGGCAGAAATATGTAAGTAACGGTTACGGCCCTACGGACGACCGTCCCGGCCATGAGCAGTACGATGGCCGCCGTTCTTCCGCCAACACCAATGACCTGCGTGGTAAAATCCTGCGCATTAAAGTGGCGCCGGACGGCTCTTACAGCATACCGGAAGGTAACCTCTTCCCCAAAGGCACGCCCAATACCCGTCCGGAAATATACGCCATGGGTACCCGCAACCCGTACCGTATCTCCATAGACCGCAAGACAGGCTATCTCTACTGGGGCGAAGTAGGCCCCGACGCCAACAACGACGATCCCAACCGCGGCCCCCGCGGCTATGATGAAGTTAACCAGGCCAAAAAGCCCGGCAACTACGGCTATCCGATGTTCATCGCCGATAATAAACCATACCACGCCTATAACTACGAAACAGGCGAAACCGGTCCGGCGTATGACCCGAAAAAGCCCATCAACAACTCCCGTAACAATACCGGTATCAAAGAACTGCCGCCGGCTGTACCGGCATTTATCTGGTACCCCTACGGCAAGTCCGATGAATTCCCCATCGTAGGCAGCGGCGGCCGTAATGCCGAAGCTGGCCCGGTGTACTACAGCGAATTCTATCCGAAAGAAACCCGTTTCCCGGATTACTATAACGGTAAACTGTTTATCTACGACTGGATACGCGGCTGGATCATGGCCGTGACCATGGACAAAAACGGCGATTTCTCCAAGATGGAGCGCTTTATGCCCGGCACCAAACTGAATGCGCCGATAGACATGGAAATGGGCCCCGACGGCCGTTTATACGTGCTGGAATACGGCAACGGCTGGTTTAGCAAAAACCCCGACGCCGCATTGGCCCGTATCGATTACAACGGCGGCAACCGTGCCCCGAAAGCAGAAATACACAGTACCCAGCTGACCGGCGCGCTGCCGTTTAAAGTGAAACTGTCTGCCGAAGGCTCAGCAGACCCCGACGGAGACAAACTCACCTACCTCTGGTACTTTGGTAACGGCACCAAAAAAGAAACCACCGAACCAACCGTGGAGGTGACCTACACCACCGCAGGCGAATACAATGCCTACGTGGAAGTACTGGACGGCAAAGGCGGTAAAACCAAAAGTAAAGATATCGCGCTGTATGCCGGCAATGAAACACCGCAGGTGACCATTACCTTACAGGGCAACCAGATGTTCTACTTCCCGGGTAAACAGGTACATTATGCCGTGACTGTCAGTGACAAGGAAGATGGTAACAGCGCCGACGGTAAACTCGACGCCAGCAACATCTTTGTGAAAGCGGATTATATTCAGGGCAGCGACAAAGCCGCCATGCCACAGGGTCACCAGATCGTTACCGGCGCCATCGCGGGTAAAAACATCATGGAAGTATCTGACTGTAAAACCTGTCATAAACCGGATGAAAAATCCATCGGCCCTTCTTTCAAACAGATCACCGAAAAGTACCGGAACGATCCCGCAGCACCCGACGCGCTGGCGAAGAAAATCATCAACGGCGGTGGCGGCGTATGGGGCGAAACGGCCATGTCTGCCCATCCGGGCATCTCCGATGGGGAAGCACACCAGCTGGTGGAATATATCTTCTCTATAGGCGGCAATGCCCCTAAAATAGCTTCCCTGCCCGTTACCGGCAGCCTGAACCCAACACTGGGCAACGAGCTGAAAGCCAATGGCGTATTATTGCTGCTGGCCAGCTACACCGACAAAGGCGCTGCCGGCATTAAACCTATCACGGGCAGTGCAGCAGTGCAGCTGCTCAATCCTGCTCTCCCTGCAGCCGGCTATAGCAAAGCAGATGGCGTTTCAACCTTTGAAGTCAACGGTATGAAGCTGCTTATCCCAGCCACTGCCAACGGATGGGTGGTGTATAATGACCTCGATCTGGCCGGCGTCAACGGCCTGGATGTAACCTACATGGTACAGGACCCGCAACAGCAGGGCTTTATCGTGGAAGCCTTCCTGGACAACGCCAACGGTACCCGTTTGGGTGAAACCACCATCGGACCCGGCGCTCAGGCAAAAGTGCCTAACAAAGCAGGTATCAGCTTTGCGCCGGTAACGGATGGCAAAAAACATCATCTCTATCTTAAAATCAGACCGACCGATCCGGGTAAACAGGTGCCGCTGGGCATTGTTTCGTTTACACTGCGCGGTTAG
- a CDS encoding ThuA domain-containing protein encodes MRTFTAFITLLLAASLCAQAGKKHKARKVLVFSKTKGFRHDCIPVAKTAIMQLGKDNGFEVDTTEDASAFTSANLKKYAAVIFSCTTGDVLDSAQQVAFQQYIRKGGGWMGIHAATDTEYDWPWYNQLAGAWFLSHPKQQQATLRVTDHNHPATRHLPDEWVRKDEWYNFKDLNPDVHVLIKIDESTYEGGKNGDNHPMCWYHDFEGGRAFYTEMGHTKESYQDPVYLQHLLGGIQYTMGIKKAN; translated from the coding sequence ATGAGAACATTTACCGCGTTTATTACACTCTTGCTGGCCGCCTCCCTGTGCGCGCAGGCCGGCAAAAAACACAAGGCCAGGAAAGTACTGGTCTTCTCAAAAACAAAAGGCTTCCGCCACGATTGCATTCCCGTCGCCAAAACCGCGATCATGCAACTCGGTAAAGACAACGGCTTCGAAGTAGACACCACCGAAGACGCCAGCGCCTTTACCAGCGCCAACCTGAAGAAATACGCCGCCGTCATCTTCAGTTGCACCACCGGCGACGTGCTGGACAGCGCCCAGCAAGTGGCCTTCCAGCAATATATCCGCAAAGGCGGCGGCTGGATGGGCATCCACGCTGCCACCGACACGGAATACGACTGGCCATGGTACAATCAGCTGGCCGGCGCCTGGTTTCTCAGCCACCCGAAACAACAACAGGCCACCCTCCGCGTCACAGACCACAACCATCCCGCTACCCGCCACCTGCCGGATGAATGGGTGCGCAAAGACGAATGGTATAACTTCAAAGACCTTAACCCGGACGTGCACGTGCTGATCAAAATAGACGAATCCACCTATGAAGGCGGTAAAAACGGCGATAACCATCCCATGTGCTGGTACCACGACTTTGAAGGCGGCCGCGCTTTCTATACCGAAATGGGCCATACCAAAGAATCTTATCAGGACCCCGTATACCTGCAACACCTGCTGGGTGGTATTCAGTATACCATGGGCATCAAAAAAGCTAACTAA
- a CDS encoding 3-keto-disaccharide hydrolase — protein MKKIIIGAFMLGAITGATAVKAQKVNSLSAKEKKEGWQLLFDGKTTNGWHTYLKDAASPAWKVVDGALEFDVDAKKTGAPGGDLVTNGEYENYELSIDWKISEGGNSGVIFSVHEDPEFKATYLTGPEMQVLDDDKHPDGKIIKHNAGDLYDLVKSSQKAVKPVGQWNTAKIVKKDGHLSLWLNGVKTVETTMGTPEWDELVANSKFKDWKGFGKYAKGHIALQDHGNKVWYRNIKLREL, from the coding sequence ATGAAAAAAATCATCATCGGAGCTTTTATGCTGGGCGCTATCACCGGCGCTACAGCGGTAAAGGCACAGAAAGTAAATAGCCTCTCTGCCAAAGAGAAAAAGGAAGGATGGCAGCTGCTGTTCGATGGTAAAACCACCAACGGATGGCATACCTACCTGAAAGACGCTGCCAGCCCCGCCTGGAAAGTGGTGGACGGCGCGCTCGAATTTGACGTGGACGCCAAAAAAACCGGCGCCCCCGGCGGTGACCTCGTTACCAACGGCGAATACGAAAACTACGAGCTGAGCATCGACTGGAAAATTTCAGAAGGCGGCAACAGCGGCGTCATCTTCAGCGTACATGAAGATCCTGAATTCAAAGCTACTTATCTCACCGGCCCTGAAATGCAGGTGCTCGATGATGATAAACACCCGGATGGCAAAATCATCAAACACAACGCCGGCGACCTCTACGATCTTGTGAAATCCTCACAGAAAGCGGTTAAACCCGTAGGTCAGTGGAACACCGCCAAAATTGTGAAAAAAGACGGCCATCTTTCCCTCTGGCTCAACGGCGTAAAAACCGTGGAAACAACCATGGGCACCCCTGAATGGGACGAACTGGTAGCCAACAGCAAGTTTAAAGACTGGAAAGGCTTTGGCAAATATGCCAAAGGACACATCGCCCTCCAGGACCATGGCAACAAAGTATGGTACCGTAATATCAAATTAAGAGAGCTGTAA
- a CDS encoding c-type cytochrome → MKKRLLAPLVLSALFFAACGGGEKKADQQTDKTTTQENNAVDNSMVSPGADKPASKGEQLMAQSDCKTCHKEEIKVIGPALKDIAGKYPNTPENVDKLADKVIKGGSGNWGEVAMLPHPNISKDDAKEMVQYILSVGK, encoded by the coding sequence ATGAAAAAGAGGTTACTGGCACCGTTGGTATTAAGCGCGCTGTTTTTTGCAGCTTGCGGCGGAGGTGAAAAGAAAGCAGATCAGCAAACTGACAAAACCACCACCCAGGAAAACAACGCTGTAGATAATTCCATGGTGTCTCCGGGTGCAGACAAGCCAGCCAGCAAAGGAGAGCAACTGATGGCGCAGAGCGATTGCAAAACCTGCCATAAAGAAGAAATCAAAGTAATCGGGCCCGCACTGAAAGACATCGCCGGCAAGTATCCCAACACACCTGAAAATGTGGATAAACTGGCTGACAAAGTTATCAAAGGCGGTTCCGGCAACTGGGGCGAAGTAGCCATGCTCCCGCATCCGAACATCTCTAAAGACGATGCAAAGGAAATGGTACAGTATATCCTTTCCGTAGGAAAATAA
- a CDS encoding sugar phosphate isomerase/epimerase family protein yields the protein MKTIKGPGIFLAQFMGDEAPFNSLKSICEWAASIGFKGVQIPSWDTRLIDLQKAAESKTYADEIKGIVNAAGLEITELSTHLQGQLVAVNPAFTEMFDGFAPAQYHNNLQARTEWAVNQLKYAAKASRNLGLNAHATFSGALLWAPAMYPWPQRPAGLVEAGFAELAKRWLPILNEFDANGVDVCYEIHPGEDLHDGASYERFLEATGNHARACLLYDPSHFVLQCLNYLEYIDIYHEKIKAFHVKDAEFNPTGRSGVYGGFQAWIDRPGRFRSLGDGQVDFKSVFSKLTQYDFAGWAVMEWECCMKHPEDGAREGAPFIKDHIIRVTEKAFDDFAGAATDDAFNKRVLGI from the coding sequence ATGAAAACGATTAAAGGTCCTGGTATATTCCTGGCGCAGTTCATGGGAGATGAAGCGCCTTTCAACAGTCTGAAATCCATCTGCGAATGGGCGGCCTCCATCGGCTTCAAAGGCGTACAGATCCCCAGCTGGGATACCCGCCTGATAGACCTGCAAAAGGCGGCCGAAAGTAAAACCTACGCAGACGAAATAAAAGGTATTGTCAACGCTGCCGGCCTCGAAATCACGGAGCTGAGCACGCACCTGCAGGGACAGCTGGTAGCCGTTAACCCGGCTTTCACAGAGATGTTCGACGGCTTCGCGCCGGCACAGTACCACAATAATTTACAGGCACGCACCGAGTGGGCGGTCAACCAGCTGAAATATGCCGCCAAAGCCAGCCGCAACCTGGGCCTCAATGCCCACGCCACTTTCAGCGGCGCACTGCTGTGGGCGCCCGCCATGTATCCCTGGCCGCAACGGCCGGCAGGACTGGTGGAAGCCGGCTTCGCGGAACTGGCCAAACGCTGGCTGCCTATCCTCAACGAGTTCGACGCCAACGGTGTGGACGTATGCTACGAAATACATCCCGGCGAAGACCTCCACGACGGGGCCAGCTATGAACGTTTCCTCGAGGCCACCGGCAACCACGCCCGGGCATGCCTCCTGTACGATCCCAGCCACTTCGTGCTGCAATGCCTCAACTACCTGGAATATATCGATATTTACCACGAGAAAATAAAAGCCTTCCACGTAAAAGACGCGGAATTTAACCCCACCGGCCGCTCCGGCGTATACGGCGGATTCCAGGCCTGGATAGACCGTCCCGGCAGGTTCCGCTCCCTCGGCGACGGACAGGTGGACTTTAAATCCGTGTTCAGTAAACTTACCCAATACGATTTTGCCGGCTGGGCCGTTATGGAATGGGAATGCTGCATGAAACATCCGGAAGACGGCGCCCGCGAAGGCGCTCCGTTCATCAAAGATCATATCATCCGCGTCACCGAAAAAGCGTTCGACGACTTTGCCGGCGCCGCCACAGATGATGCTTTCAACAAAAGAGTATTAGGCATTTAG
- a CDS encoding Gfo/Idh/MocA family protein — MNRKLRMGMIGGGKDAFIGAIHRIAANMDGLIELVAGALSINNEVAVESGKMLFLDPERTYLDFKTMLQKEAAMPADKRLDFVTIVTPNFAHFEPAMMALDLGFNVVIEKPITFSLEEAKQLQAKVEATGLTLLLTHTYTGYPMVKQARQMVKDGALGKIRKVWVEYPQGWLSKLSEREGNAQAAWRTDPKKSGKAGAMGDIGTHAANLAEYISGAKIEKLCADLNIMVPGRALDDDGAVLLRFDNGAAGVLMASQVAAGEENALKIRIYGEKGGLEWAQHEPNTLLVKWLDKPTEIYRAGGGYSFQSSYMTHNTRTPGGHPEGYLEAFGNLYRNFAQTLAAKIDGVQPAPESLDFPGVADGVRGMAFIDNVVRSSQSDAKWTNFEI; from the coding sequence ATGAACCGTAAGTTAAGAATGGGAATGATCGGCGGTGGAAAGGATGCCTTTATCGGCGCCATTCACCGTATTGCGGCCAATATGGATGGCCTGATAGAGCTGGTAGCCGGTGCGCTCAGCATCAACAATGAAGTAGCCGTGGAATCCGGTAAAATGCTGTTCCTCGATCCGGAACGCACTTACCTCGATTTTAAGACCATGCTGCAGAAAGAAGCCGCCATGCCGGCCGACAAGCGTCTCGATTTCGTGACCATCGTCACCCCTAACTTCGCTCACTTTGAACCAGCCATGATGGCGCTGGACCTGGGCTTCAACGTGGTGATCGAAAAACCGATCACTTTCTCCCTGGAAGAAGCCAAACAATTACAGGCCAAGGTAGAAGCCACCGGCCTCACCCTGCTGCTCACCCACACCTACACCGGTTACCCTATGGTAAAACAGGCGCGCCAGATGGTGAAAGACGGCGCACTCGGTAAAATCCGCAAAGTATGGGTGGAATACCCCCAGGGATGGCTCAGCAAACTGAGTGAGCGGGAAGGCAATGCACAGGCAGCCTGGAGAACAGATCCCAAAAAATCCGGTAAGGCAGGCGCCATGGGCGATATCGGTACCCACGCCGCCAACCTGGCAGAATATATCAGCGGCGCTAAGATCGAAAAACTGTGCGCTGACCTGAACATCATGGTCCCCGGCCGTGCCCTCGACGACGACGGCGCCGTGCTGCTGCGCTTCGATAACGGCGCTGCCGGCGTGCTGATGGCCTCCCAGGTAGCTGCCGGCGAGGAAAACGCGCTGAAAATCCGCATTTACGGAGAAAAAGGCGGCCTCGAATGGGCACAACATGAACCTAACACCCTGCTGGTGAAATGGCTCGACAAACCCACGGAAATCTATCGCGCCGGCGGCGGATATTCCTTCCAGTCCAGCTATATGACCCATAACACCCGCACCCCGGGCGGCCATCCGGAAGGATACCTCGAAGCTTTTGGTAACCTGTACCGCAACTTCGCGCAGACCCTCGCCGCGAAGATCGACGGCGTACAACCGGCGCCGGAGTCACTCGACTTCCCCGGCGTGGCAGACGGCGTGCGTGGCATGGCGTTCATCGACAACGTGGTCCGCTCCTCACAAAGCGACGCCAAATGGACAAATTTCGAAATTTAA
- a CDS encoding RNA polymerase sigma-70 factor, with the protein MISGLYSQEVLQGLQARDRAVFARVYEHFYPLLFATARKYLGEREQAEEVVQDVFLRLWEKDFALEHAAALKSYLFRAVINQCINHLQRHRLLESHHDTIRHLQEESYLCTFLEEQELRERIHYAVERLPEQCRRIFKLSRYSGLKNAEIAHELQLSVKTVENQMTIALRQLKAALLDPPEKNIPAADRLKLLLWLLSI; encoded by the coding sequence ATGATTAGCGGGTTATACAGCCAAGAGGTGTTGCAGGGCTTGCAGGCCAGAGACCGTGCGGTATTTGCCCGGGTATACGAACATTTTTACCCCCTTCTTTTTGCCACCGCCCGGAAATACCTGGGGGAGCGGGAGCAGGCCGAGGAAGTGGTCCAGGACGTTTTTCTCCGCCTGTGGGAAAAAGACTTCGCCCTGGAACACGCCGCTGCGCTTAAAAGCTACCTTTTCCGTGCTGTTATCAACCAGTGTATCAACCATCTGCAGCGTCACCGGCTGCTGGAAAGCCACCACGACACCATCCGGCATTTACAGGAAGAAAGTTACCTCTGTACTTTCCTGGAAGAACAGGAACTGCGGGAACGGATACACTACGCCGTGGAACGTTTGCCCGAACAATGCCGCCGTATCTTCAAACTAAGCCGCTACTCCGGGCTGAAGAACGCGGAAATAGCCCACGAACTGCAGCTGTCTGTAAAAACGGTGGAGAACCAGATGACCATCGCACTGCGGCAACTCAAAGCGGCCCTGCTCGACCCGCCGGAGAAAAACATACCGGCTGCCGACCGGTTAAAGCTGCTGCTGTGGCTCCTCTCAATTTAA
- a CDS encoding FecR family protein, translated as MTKPTDHYSFILSCLQSPEDEALQAQLASWLAADAAHRELYRQVRLLWEQSPHAAFFEEADAPAATARFLQLLDQTKVAAPVVPLTPARRRWWPAAAAVLLMAVAIAWWQYSRHRVQWIAKTTTGQPDSVLLADGSKIYLNKHASVKYPAAFTGKERAVQLIAGEAFFDIATNPLHPFTVVSGPAQIHVLGTSFNVKAANTTIQVYVLSGSVAVAHQQHSLRLQAGQGASCNTRTGEIKADSAAGNNQLAWRTRELQFTDTSLQAVCEALSNAYGVTMVLDPGISKERKLNANFSNKTLPDILETLTALYDYQFEQLNDTIYVHLPVKR; from the coding sequence ATGACCAAACCAACCGATCACTATTCTTTTATCCTTTCGTGCCTGCAATCGCCGGAGGATGAAGCATTACAGGCACAACTGGCATCCTGGCTCGCGGCGGATGCCGCGCACCGGGAGCTGTACAGGCAGGTACGCCTGCTGTGGGAGCAGTCGCCCCATGCGGCTTTTTTCGAGGAGGCAGATGCGCCGGCCGCTACAGCCCGGTTCCTGCAGTTGCTGGACCAGACGAAGGTTGCCGCCCCGGTAGTGCCGCTCACCCCTGCGCGCCGCCGCTGGTGGCCCGCTGCCGCTGCCGTATTGCTGATGGCCGTCGCCATCGCATGGTGGCAGTATTCCCGTCATCGCGTACAGTGGATCGCCAAAACAACCACCGGTCAGCCGGATTCCGTACTGCTGGCAGACGGCTCTAAAATCTACCTGAATAAACACGCCTCGGTAAAATATCCGGCCGCTTTCACCGGAAAGGAAAGAGCCGTGCAGCTGATAGCGGGGGAAGCGTTTTTCGACATTGCCACTAATCCTCTGCATCCCTTTACCGTAGTGAGCGGCCCGGCACAGATCCATGTGCTGGGCACCTCCTTCAACGTGAAGGCTGCCAACACCACCATACAGGTATATGTACTGTCCGGCAGCGTAGCCGTAGCCCATCAGCAGCATTCCCTCCGTTTGCAGGCCGGCCAGGGCGCCTCCTGCAACACCCGCACCGGGGAAATAAAAGCAGACTCCGCTGCGGGTAACAACCAGCTGGCATGGCGCACCCGGGAGCTGCAGTTTACAGATACCTCCCTGCAGGCCGTATGCGAAGCCCTGTCCAATGCCTACGGAGTCACCATGGTGCTCGATCCGGGCATCAGCAAAGAACGGAAGCTCAATGCCAATTTCAGCAACAAAACATTACCGGATATATTAGAAACACTGACTGCCTTATATGATTATCAATTTGAACAACTGAACGACACGATCTATGTGCACTTGCCCGTAAAGAGATAG